The Candidatus Stygibacter australis genome contains a region encoding:
- a CDS encoding sigma 54-interacting transcriptional regulator — MNNSKKASKNEIRYDSILESISDGVFTVDEHWQITSFNRAAEDITGISRQEAIGEICSDVFRSSMCEKDCALRKTMHSNKPIIDKSCYIINAKGDKIPISVSTAVLRDQNGNICGGAETFRDLREVHTLRKKLHNQYRIGDLISRSPAMQEIFHLLPIVAESNSNLLITGETGTGKELLARAAHGMSNRAKQPFIAVNCAALPDTLLESELFGYKKGAFTGAERDKPGRFAIADKGTLFLDEIGEISLSMQVKLLRVLQEHEYEPLGGIKTETTGARIIAATNKDLSELVSEGKFREDLFYRINVIKLELPPLSDRKEDIPLLVEHFIAKFNHLQNRKIKAASTQVLGVLMTQKWQGNIRELENVIERAFVLCRNDMIELQHLPLEFQVNQHDISQYNTIRQVKQQTERQLIIEALKNNNFNRNAAARELGLHKSTLYRKLKKLNIELPASHYKPPR, encoded by the coding sequence TTGAACAATAGCAAAAAAGCTTCCAAAAATGAAATCAGATATGACTCAATTCTGGAAAGTATCTCTGACGGTGTATTTACAGTTGATGAACACTGGCAAATAACCTCCTTTAACCGTGCTGCTGAAGATATCACCGGGATTTCACGCCAGGAAGCGATTGGCGAAATCTGCTCTGATGTCTTTCGTTCCAGTATGTGTGAAAAGGACTGTGCTCTGCGTAAGACGATGCACAGCAATAAACCAATCATTGATAAGTCCTGCTATATAATCAATGCCAAAGGTGATAAAATCCCTATAAGCGTTTCCACTGCTGTTTTGCGCGATCAAAATGGTAATATCTGTGGAGGTGCAGAAACCTTTAGAGATTTGCGTGAAGTTCACACTTTGAGAAAAAAACTTCATAATCAGTACCGAATAGGAGATCTAATCAGTCGTAGTCCAGCTATGCAGGAAATATTTCATCTGCTCCCAATTGTTGCTGAGAGCAATTCAAACCTGTTGATAACCGGCGAGACTGGAACCGGTAAAGAACTCCTTGCCAGAGCAGCACACGGCATGAGCAATAGAGCAAAACAGCCATTTATTGCTGTAAATTGTGCTGCCCTTCCTGATACGCTTCTGGAATCTGAATTATTTGGTTATAAAAAGGGTGCTTTTACGGGAGCTGAGCGAGATAAACCAGGCAGATTTGCTATTGCAGATAAGGGAACTTTGTTTCTTGATGAAATAGGAGAAATCTCACTTTCTATGCAGGTGAAGCTGCTGCGTGTATTACAGGAACATGAATATGAACCGTTAGGTGGAATTAAAACAGAAACTACCGGTGCAAGAATTATTGCTGCTACCAATAAAGACCTCAGCGAGCTGGTGAGTGAAGGTAAATTTAGAGAAGATCTGTTTTACCGAATTAATGTGATAAAACTTGAACTACCACCTTTAAGCGACAGAAAAGAAGATATTCCATTACTTGTAGAACACTTTATTGCCAAATTCAATCATCTTCAAAACAGGAAGATCAAAGCTGCCTCCACCCAGGTTCTGGGTGTATTGATGACACAAAAATGGCAGGGTAATATCAGAGAACTGGAAAATGTAATTGAACGGGCTTTTGTACTTTGCCGTAATGATATGATTGAATTGCAGCACCTACCTCTGGAATTTCAGGTAAATCAGCATGATATCAGCCAGTACAACACGATCAGACAAGTGAAACAGCAGACCGAAAGACAATTAATAATAGAAGCACTCAAAAATAATAATTTTAATCGCAATGCTGCCGCCCGTGAGCTGGGATTGCATAAATCCACGCTTTACCGCAAGCTGAAGAAATTAAATATTGAATTGCCTGCCTCGCATTACAAGCCTCCCCGGTAG
- the nifJ gene encoding pyruvate:ferredoxin (flavodoxin) oxidoreductase, which yields MKKEFKKATVDGNTAAAHVAYAFSDVAAIYPITPSSPMGEYADTWAANNRKNIFGERVDVVEMQSEAGAAGAIHGSLTAGALTTTFTASQGLLLMLPNMHKIAGEMLPTVFHVSARSLAAQSLSIFGDHSDVMSARNTGFALMAASSLQEIMDLGIVSHLSTLKAKVPFLNFFDGFRNSHEIQKIDMVDYESMRELVDMKFIEDFRSRALNPDDPRVKVGAQNPDVYFQGRETVNNYYDATPDIVREYMGAVSELTGREYHLFNYYGDPKADKLIIAMGSGCETIQETINYLNKKGEKLGLLSIHLYRPFCIEDFVSAIPASVMKIAVLDRTKEPGAIGDPLYLDTVAALKNRYDLTIIGGRYGLSSKEFTPAMVKAVYDHLENDGFHGFTVGINDDVSHKSIPVGDTLPTSPEGTISCKFWGLGSDGTVGANKNSIKIIGEGTDMYCQGYFQYDSKKSGGVTRSHLRFGKSPIQSEYTVVHADFIACHNQAYIGRYDILEGIRENGVFLLNSIWEADEVFDNLTADMQRVIIDKKINVYNINALKIAQEVGLGTRINTVMQTAYFMISGILPEETALNMIKTFIKKTFAKKGDKVINMNMEAVDKATEHIQKIEIPAECGCKAMDMHKLVPDGSDKFTRNVIEKIMREKGDDIPVSDMPYDGYIPSATSRLEKRGVSPFVPQWVAENCIQCNQCSFVCPHAAIRAKLIDPENLKDAPKTFNTLDAMSKDAGMKFKIQIYPEDCQGCMVCANECPKDALVMKPIQEERDRGETINAEFFDALPNDVLSKVMGEFTVKGSQFKQPLFEFSGACAGCGETPYVRVITQLFGDRMLIGNATGCSSIYGGTFPTIPYCHNKDGHGPAWANSLFEDNAEYAMGMRLAVDANRKQLRTKLAQLHEAGCEAELADKVKWSLDNWKKVDQEAKDNTAAIKQLLPKALETATEETKPIVQKIIELKNFLIDKSVWAFGGDGWAYDIGYGGLDHVLASGRNINILVLDTEVYSNTGGQASKATPLGAVAKFAESGKVTVKKELGKMMMEYGYIYVASCAMGANKNQFVKSLKEAEEYDGPSIVIAYSPCINHGINMSMSQKEEKKAVDAGYWLLYRYDPRREELGENPFIFESPKPKIDVADFLNGEKRYSSLQTTFPENSAKFVEQFKGYVIKRYNKFKKMAEE from the coding sequence ATGAAGAAAGAATTCAAAAAAGCAACAGTAGATGGCAATACTGCCGCAGCCCATGTGGCGTATGCCTTTAGTGATGTTGCAGCAATTTATCCAATCACTCCCTCATCACCAATGGGAGAATATGCTGATACATGGGCAGCAAATAATAGAAAAAATATATTTGGTGAACGAGTAGATGTGGTTGAAATGCAATCTGAGGCGGGAGCTGCTGGAGCGATCCATGGTTCTTTGACTGCTGGTGCGTTAACCACTACCTTCACTGCTTCGCAGGGTCTTTTATTGATGCTTCCCAACATGCACAAAATAGCTGGTGAGATGCTTCCTACAGTATTTCACGTTTCTGCCAGATCACTTGCAGCACAAAGTTTATCGATTTTTGGAGATCACTCGGATGTAATGTCTGCCCGTAATACCGGATTCGCTTTGATGGCAGCGTCATCATTGCAGGAAATTATGGACCTGGGTATTGTATCTCATCTTTCTACATTGAAAGCAAAAGTACCATTTTTGAATTTCTTTGACGGTTTCCGTAATTCTCATGAAATCCAGAAAATCGATATGGTTGATTATGAAAGCATGAGAGAACTTGTAGATATGAAATTTATAGAAGATTTCAGGTCTCGTGCTTTAAATCCTGATGACCCTCGCGTTAAAGTCGGTGCTCAAAATCCTGATGTATATTTCCAGGGACGTGAGACTGTTAATAATTATTATGACGCTACTCCTGATATTGTGAGAGAATACATGGGAGCTGTTTCTGAACTCACTGGACGGGAATACCATCTCTTTAATTATTATGGTGATCCTAAGGCTGATAAACTTATAATTGCTATGGGTAGCGGTTGTGAGACTATTCAGGAAACAATAAACTACTTAAATAAGAAAGGTGAAAAACTAGGATTACTTTCTATTCATCTTTATCGTCCTTTCTGCATAGAAGATTTTGTGTCTGCTATTCCTGCCAGCGTTATGAAAATCGCTGTTCTGGATAGAACTAAAGAACCAGGAGCTATAGGTGATCCATTATATCTGGATACTGTAGCTGCCTTAAAGAATCGTTATGATCTCACTATTATTGGTGGAAGATATGGACTCTCTTCTAAGGAATTTACTCCTGCTATGGTGAAAGCTGTATATGATCATCTGGAAAATGATGGATTCCATGGCTTCACTGTAGGAATTAATGATGATGTTTCTCATAAATCTATCCCAGTTGGTGACACTTTACCAACTTCACCCGAAGGAACTATCAGTTGTAAATTCTGGGGACTAGGTTCTGATGGAACAGTGGGTGCTAATAAGAACTCTATCAAGATTATTGGTGAGGGAACAGACATGTATTGCCAGGGCTATTTTCAGTATGATTCCAAGAAATCTGGTGGAGTAACCCGCTCACATCTTCGTTTTGGCAAATCTCCTATTCAGAGTGAATACACTGTTGTTCATGCAGACTTTATCGCCTGCCATAATCAGGCATATATTGGCAGATATGATATTTTGGAAGGAATTCGCGAGAATGGTGTATTCCTTTTGAACTCAATCTGGGAAGCTGATGAAGTATTTGATAATCTCACTGCTGATATGCAGAGAGTAATAATCGATAAGAAAATCAATGTGTATAATATTAATGCATTGAAGATCGCTCAGGAAGTTGGGTTAGGAACCAGAATAAATACCGTGATGCAGACAGCTTATTTCATGATCTCAGGTATATTACCAGAAGAAACTGCTCTTAATATGATCAAGACCTTTATTAAAAAGACCTTTGCCAAGAAGGGTGATAAAGTGATCAATATGAACATGGAAGCGGTTGATAAAGCTACAGAACATATCCAGAAAATTGAGATACCTGCCGAATGCGGTTGCAAAGCAATGGATATGCATAAACTGGTACCAGATGGCTCAGATAAATTTACTCGTAACGTGATTGAAAAGATCATGCGTGAAAAGGGTGATGACATCCCAGTATCTGATATGCCTTATGATGGTTATATCCCATCAGCAACTTCACGTCTTGAAAAACGTGGTGTATCGCCATTCGTTCCGCAATGGGTCGCTGAAAATTGTATTCAATGTAATCAGTGTTCATTTGTTTGCCCTCATGCAGCCATAAGAGCAAAATTGATCGATCCTGAAAATCTGAAAGACGCTCCCAAAACCTTCAATACTCTTGATGCCATGTCAAAAGATGCTGGAATGAAATTTAAAATCCAGATCTATCCAGAAGATTGCCAGGGTTGCATGGTGTGCGCTAATGAATGTCCTAAAGATGCTCTTGTAATGAAACCTATTCAGGAAGAACGTGATAGAGGCGAAACTATAAATGCCGAATTTTTTGATGCCCTGCCAAATGATGTACTCTCAAAAGTTATGGGTGAATTCACTGTAAAAGGCAGTCAGTTCAAGCAGCCATTATTCGAATTCTCAGGTGCTTGTGCAGGTTGTGGAGAAACTCCCTACGTTCGCGTGATCACTCAGTTATTTGGAGACAGGATGCTGATTGGAAATGCCACAGGCTGCTCTTCCATATATGGTGGAACCTTCCCCACAATTCCCTATTGCCATAATAAAGATGGTCATGGACCCGCCTGGGCTAATTCTCTGTTTGAAGATAATGCAGAATATGCCATGGGTATGCGTTTGGCAGTTGATGCTAATCGCAAGCAATTAAGAACAAAACTTGCTCAATTGCATGAAGCTGGCTGCGAAGCAGAATTAGCAGATAAGGTCAAGTGGTCTCTTGATAATTGGAAAAAAGTTGATCAGGAAGCAAAAGATAATACAGCAGCAATTAAGCAGCTATTGCCAAAAGCCTTGGAAACAGCTACAGAAGAAACCAAACCTATAGTACAAAAAATCATTGAACTTAAGAACTTCCTGATTGATAAATCAGTATGGGCTTTTGGTGGAGATGGCTGGGCTTATGATATTGGATATGGTGGACTTGATCATGTATTGGCTTCAGGAAGAAATATCAATATTCTTGTTCTGGATACGGAAGTATATTCCAATACTGGTGGACAGGCGTCTAAAGCTACACCTCTTGGTGCAGTAGCTAAATTTGCTGAATCTGGCAAAGTAACTGTGAAGAAAGAGCTTGGAAAAATGATGATGGAATATGGGTATATTTATGTAGCTTCCTGTGCTATGGGTGCCAATAAGAACCAGTTCGTGAAATCTCTCAAAGAAGCAGAAGAATATGATGGACCATCAATTGTGATCGCTTATTCTCCCTGCATCAATCATGGTATCAATATGAGCATGAGCCAGAAAGAAGAAAAGAAGGCTGTTGATGCCGGTTACTGGTTGCTTTATCGTTATGATCCACGCCGTGAAGAATTAGGTGAGAATCCCTTTATCTTTGAAAGTCCTAAACCTAAAATTGACGTAGCAGATTTCCTGAATGGTGAGAAACGCTATTCAAGTCTCCAAACCACTTTCCCGGAAAATTCTGCTAAATTTGTTGAACAGTTCAAGGGCTATGTTATCAAGCGTTATAACAAGTTCAAAAAGATGGCTGAAGAATAA
- a CDS encoding NifB/NifX family molybdenum-iron cluster-binding protein has protein sequence MLIAIPEWNKRISPVFDEALHFKFYRIQAGEVSEIADHELPALLTGRQIDFLAEAEVNILICGAISRHLQREAERNGIRVIPFLAGETELVIQEWLSGGWQQGRHYMPGCGRRQWREDSSSCPSRGNRGNRDKTKHSRR, from the coding sequence ATGCTTATAGCGATTCCAGAGTGGAATAAAAGGATTTCACCTGTATTTGATGAAGCACTGCACTTCAAGTTCTACAGGATTCAAGCTGGAGAGGTCAGCGAGATAGCTGATCACGAGCTCCCCGCTCTTTTGACTGGCAGGCAGATAGATTTTTTAGCAGAAGCAGAAGTGAATATATTGATATGCGGAGCAATCAGCAGGCATTTACAGAGAGAAGCAGAGCGTAATGGTATCAGAGTAATACCCTTTTTAGCAGGAGAAACAGAGTTAGTGATACAGGAGTGGCTGTCTGGGGGCTGGCAGCAGGGACGTCATTACATGCCGGGTTGTGGCAGAAGGCAATGGCGCGAGGATTCCAGCTCCTGTCCCAGCAGAGGGAATCGCGGCAATAGAGATAAAACTAAGCACTCAAGGAGGTGA